The following proteins come from a genomic window of Diceros bicornis minor isolate mBicDic1 chromosome 4, mDicBic1.mat.cur, whole genome shotgun sequence:
- the GBA1 gene encoding lysosomal acid glucosylceramidase: protein MAASLMGLLLLQAVSWASGARPCSPKSFGYSSVVCVCNATYCDSLDPLTLPATGTFSRYESTRSGRRMELSQGTIQANRTGTGLLLTLQPDQKFQKVKGFGGAMTDAAALNILALSPPAQDLLLKSYFSEEGIEYNIIRVPMASCDFSIRIYTYADTPDDFQLHNFSLPEEDVKLKIPLIHQALNLAQRPVSLFASPWTSPTWLKTNGKVNGKGSLKGQPGDLYHQTWARYFVKFLDAYAEHKLQFWAVTAENEPSAGLISGYPFQCLGFTPEHQRDFIARDLGPALANSTHHNVRLLILDDQRLLLPRWAQVVLEDPEAAKYVHGIAVHWYLDFLAPAKATLGETHRLFPNTTLFASEACVGSKFWEQSVRLGSWDRGMQYSHSIITNLLYHVVGWTDWNLALNPEGGPNWVRNFVDSPIIVDITKDTFYKQPMFYHLGHFSKFIPEGSQRVGLVASEKTNLDTVALMHPDGSAVVVVLNRSSKDVPLTIKDPAVGFLETISPGYSIQTYLWHRQ from the exons ATGGCTGCCAGCCTCATGGGATTGCTTCTACTTCAGGCAGTTTCGTGGGCATCAG GTGCCCGCCCATGCAGCCCTAAAAGCTTTGGCTACAGCTCAGTGGTCTGTGTCTGCAATGCCACGTATTGTGACTCTCTTGACCCCCTGACCCTGCCTGCCACTGGCACCTTCAGCCGCTATGAGAGCACACGCAGTGGCCGCCGAATGGAGCTGAGTCAGGGGACCATCCAGGCCAACCGCACGGGCACAG GGCTGCTACTGACCCTGCAGCCAGATCAGAAGTTCCAGAAAGTGAAGGGATTTGGAGGGGCCATGACAGATGCTGCTGCTCTCAACATCCTTGCCCTGTCACCCCCTGCCCAGGATTTGCTACTCAAATCGTACTTCTCTGAAGAAG GAATCGAATACAACATCATCCGGGTACCCATGGCCAGCTGTGACTTCTCCATCCGCATATACACCTATGCCGACACCCCTGATGACTTCCAGTTGCACAACTTCAGCCTCCCAGAGGAAGATGTCAAACTCAAG ATACCCCTGATTCACCAAGCCTTGAATTTGGCCCAGCGCCCTGTCTCACTCTTCGCCAGTCCCTGGACATCACCCACTTGGCTCAAGACCAATGGGAAAGTGAATGGGAAGGGGTCACTCAAGGGTCAGCCAGGGGATCTCTACCACCAGACTTGGGCCAGATACTTTGTCAA GTTCCTGGATGCCTATGCTGAGCACAAGTTACAGTTCTGGGCAGTGACAGCTGAGAACGAGCCTTCTGCAGGGCTCATTAGCGGGTACCCCTTCCAGTGCCTGGGCTTCACCCCTGAACACCAGCGAGACTTCATTGCCCGTGACCTGGGTCCTGCCCTTGCCAACAGTACGCACCACAATGTCCGTCTGCTCATACTGGATGACCAACGCTTGCTGCTGCCCCGCTGGGCCCAAGTG GTGCTGGAGGACCCAGAGGCAGCTAAGTACGTTCATGGTATCGCTGTACATTGGTACCTGGACTTTCTAGCTCCAGCAAAAGCCACGCTGGGGGAGACACACCGCCTGTTCCCCAACACCACGCTCTTTGCCTCAGAGGCCTGTGTGGGCTCcaagttctgggagcagagtgTGCGCCTAGGCTCCTGGGATCGAGGGATGCAGTATAGCCACAGCATCATCACG AACCTCCTCTACCATGTGGTTGGCTGGACTGACTGGAACCTTGCCCTGAACCCCGAAGGGGGACCCAACTGGGTGCGCAACTTTGTTGACAGCCCCATCATCGTGGACATCACCAAGGACACGTTTTACAAACAGCCCATGTTCTACCACCTTGGCCACTTCAG CAAGTTCATTCCTGAGGGCTCCCAGAGagtggggctggttgccagtgagAAGACCAACTTGGACACAGTGGCACTGATGCATCCTGATGGCTCTGCAGTTGTGGTCGTGCTAAACCG CTCCTCTAAGGATGTGCCTCTCACCATCAAGGATCCTGCTGTGGGATTCCTGGAGACTATCTCACCCGGCTACTCCATTCAAACCTACCTGTGGCATCGCCAGTGA
- the THBS3 gene encoding thrombospondin-3 isoform X1: METQELRGALALLLLCTFASASQDLQVIDLLTVGESRQMVAVAEKIRTALLTAGDIYLLSTFRLPPKQGGVLFGLYSRQDNTRWLEASVVGKINKVLVRYQREDGKVHAVNLQQAGLADGRTHTALLRLRGPSRPSPALQLYVDCKLGDQHAGLPALAPIPPAEVDGLEIRTGQKAYLRMQGFVESMKMILGGSMARVGALSECPFQGDESIHSAVTNALHSILGEQTKALVTQLTLFNQILVELRDDIRDQVKEMSLIRNTIMECQVCGFHEQRSHCSPNPCFRGVDCMEVYEYPGYRCGPCPPGLQGNGTHCTDINECAHADPCFPGSSCINTMPGFHCEACPRGYKGTRVSGVGIDYARASKQVCNDVDECNDGNNGGCDPNSICTNTVGSFKCGPCRLGFLGNQSQGCFPARTCRSPAHSPCHIHAHCLFERNGAVSCSCNVGWAGNGNVCGPDTDIDGYPDQALPCMDNNKHCKQDNCLLTPNSGQEDADNDGVGDQCDDDADGDGIKNVEDNCRLFPNKDQQNSDTDSFGDACDNCPNVPNNDQKDTDGNGEGDACDNDVDGDGIPNGLDNCPKVPNPLQTDRDEDGVGDACDSCPEMSNPTQTDADSDLVGDVCDTNEDSDGDGHQDTKDNCPQLPNSSQLDSDNDGLGDECDGDDDNDGVPDYVPPGPDNCRLVPNPNQKDSDGNGVGDVCEDDFDNDAVLDPLDVCPESAEVTLTDFRAYQTVVLDPEGDAQIDPNWVVLNQGMEIVQTMNSDPGLAVGYTAFNGVDFEGTFHVNTVTDDDYAGFLFSYQDSGRFYVVMWKQTEQTYWQATPFRAVAQPGLQLKAVTSVSGPGEHLRNALWHTGHTPDQVRLLWTDPRNVGWRDKTSYRWQLLHRPQVGYIRVKLYEGPQLVADSGVIIDTSMRGGRLGVFCFSQENIIWSNLQYRCNDTVPEDFEPFRRQLLQGRV; this comes from the exons ATGGAGACGCAGGAACTTCGGGGGGCCCTGGCTCTTCTCCTCCTTTGCACTTTTGCATCTGCCAGTCAGGACCTGCAGG TGATTGACCTGTTGACTGTGGGCGAGTCCCGGCAGATGGTAGCTGTGGCGGAGAAGATCCGGACAGCCCTGCTCACTGCTGGGGACATCTACCTCTTGTCCACCTTCCGCCTGCCCCCCAAGCAGGGTGGTGTCCTCTTTGGCCTCTACTCTCGCCAAGACAACACACGATGGCTGGAGGCCTCTGTTGTGGGCAAGATCAACAAAG TGCTGGTGCGGTACCAGCGGGAGGATGGCAAAGTCCATGCAGTGAACCTACAGCAAGCAGGCCTGGCCGACGGGCGCACACACACAGCTCTCCTGCGACTCCGAGGCCCATCCcgacccagccctgccctgcagcTCTACGTGGACTGCAAACTGGGCGACCAGCATGCTGGCCTTCCAGCACTGGCCCCCATTCCTCCAGCAGAGGTCGACGGGCTGGAGATCAGGACTGGACAGAAGGCTTATTTGAGGATGCAG GGCTTTGTGGAATCTATGAAAATGATTCTGGGAGGGTCCATGGCCCGAGTTGGAGCCCTGAGTGAGTGTCCGTTCCAGGGGGATGAGTCCATCCACAGTGCAG TGACCAACGCACTCCACTCCATCCTAG GGGAGCAGACCAAGGCGCTGGTCACCCAACTCACCCTCTTCAACCAGATCCTGGTGGAGCTGCGGGATGACATCCGAGACCAG GTGAAGGAAATGTCCTTGATCCGAAACACCATCATGGAGTGTCAGGTGTGCG gcTTCCATGAGCAGCGTTCCCACTGCAGCCCCAACCCCTGCTTCCGCGGCGTGGACTGCATGGAAGTGTACGAGTACCCTGGCTACCGCTGTGGGCCCTGCCCCCCCGGCCTGCAGGGCAATGGCACCCACTGCACTGACATCAATGAG TGTGCTCATGCTGACCCTTGTTTCCCGGGCTCCAGCTGCATCAACACCATGCCTGGCTTCCACTGTGAGGCCTGTCCTCGAGGCTACAAAGGCACACGGGTGTCTGGTGTGGGCATTGACTATGCCCGGGCCAGCAAACAG GTCTGCAACGATGTCGATGAATGCAATGATGGAAACAATGGTGGCTGTGACCCAAACTCCATCTGCACGAATACTGTG GGCTCTTTCAAGTGTGGTCCCTGTCGCCTGGGCTTCCTGGGCAACCAGAGCCAGGGCTGCTTTCCAGCCCGGACCTGCCGCAGCCCAGCCCACAGTCCCTGCCACATCCATGCACACTGTCTCTTTGAACGCAATGGTGCCGTGTCTTGCTCG TGTAACGTGGGCTGGGCCGGGAATGGGAACGTGTGTGGGCCTGACACAGACATTGATGGCTACCCGGACCAGGCACTGCCCTGCATGGATAACAACAAACACTGCAAACAG GACAATTGCCTTTTGACACCCAACTCTGGGCAGGAAGATGCTGATAATGATGGTGTGGGGGACCAGTGTGATGATGATGCTGATGGGGACGGGATCAAGAATGTTGAG gacaacTGCCGGCTGTTCCCCAACAAGGACCAGCAAAACTCAGATACAGATTCATTTGGTGACGCCTGTGACAACTGCCCCAACGTGCCCAACAATGACCAGAAGGACACAGATGGCAATGGGGAAGGGGATGCCTGTGACAACGACGTGGATGGGGATG GCATCCCCAATGGATTGGACAATTGTCCTAAAGTCCCCAATCCCCTACAGACAGACAGGGATGAGGATGGGGTGGGAGATGCCTGCGACAGCTGCCCTGAAATGAGCAATCCTACCCAG ACAGATGCAGACAGCGACCTGGTGGGGGATGTCTGTGACACCAATGAAGACAG CGATGGGGATGGACATCAGGACACCAAGGACAACTGCCCACAGCTGCCCAACAGCTCCCAGCTGGACTCAGACAATGATGGACTTGGAGATGAGTGTGATGGGGACGATGACAATGATGGTGTCCCAGATTACGTGCCTCCTGGCCCTGATAACTGTCGCCTGGTACCCAATCCCAATCAGAAGGACTCAGATG GCAATGGCGTTGGTGATGTGTGTGAGGATGACTTTGACAATGACGCAGTGCTCGACCCCCTGGATGTGTGCCCTGAAAGTGCGGAGGTAACCCTCACGGATTTTCGGGCCTATCAGACCGTCGTCCTGGATCCCGAGGGTGATGCTCAGATTGACCCAAATTGGGTCGTGCTCAACCAG GGCATGGAAATTGTTCAGACCATGAACAGTGACCCTGGCCTGGCAGTTG gatATACAGCCTTCAATGGTGTGGACTTTGAAGGCACCTTCCATGTGAACACAGTAACTGATGATGACTacgcaggctttctcttcagCTATCAGGACAGCGGCCGATTCTATGTGGTCATGTGGAAGCAAACGGAACAGACCTACTGGCAGGCCACACCTTTCCGGGCTGTGGCCCAGCCCGGGCTGCAGCTCAAG GCAGTGACATCAGTGTCTGGCCCAGGTGAGCACCTCCGGAATGCCCTGTGGCATACTGGCCACACCCCTGATCAGGTACGACTGCTGTGGACTGACCCACGAAATGTGGGCTGGCGTGACAAGACCTCCTACCGCTGGCAGCTGCTGCACCGGCCTCAAGTTGGCTACATTCG GGTGAAGCTCTATGAGGGTCCCCAGCTAGTGGCAGATTCTGGGGTGATCATTGACACATCCATGCGAGGGGGGCGTCTTGGTGTATTCTGCTTCTCCCAAGAAAACATCATTTGGTCCAATCTCCAGTATCGATGCAACG ACACAGTGCCTGAGGACTTTGAGCCATTCCGGAGGCAGCTGCTCCAGGGAAGAGTGTGA
- the MTX1 gene encoding LOW QUALITY PROTEIN: metaxin-1 (The sequence of the model RefSeq protein was modified relative to this genomic sequence to represent the inferred CDS: inserted 3 bases in 3 codons; substituted 1 base at 1 genomic stop codon) has protein sequence MKRRGASVPVTEATASEPPPPLPHLGSNQASLRPPPPPLLCFHGDRRRGARSKHNALWKTCGSGNPPPAVRSPGSGLSPKGRWSSXGHVQICESPPRRTRPPSPGPALPXGVRRSPRPKRPDFPRRAWPRALPHFGSXLXIRRRPPFPEARGSAPRRPAASPARRSRAPPRSSPGSRPPAQSAKGAAAGGGSTRGRAEVRREVLPGQRAGKMAAPMELFCWLGGWGLPSVDLDCLAVLTYARFTGAPLKVHKITNPWRSPSGTLPALRTSHGEVISVPHKIITHLRKEKYNADYDLSARQGADTLAFMSLLEEKLLPVLIHTFWVDTKNYVEVTRKWYAEAMPFPLNFFLPGRMQRQYMERLQLLCGEHRPENEEELEKELYQEARECLTLLSQRLGSQKFFFGDAPASLDAFVFSYLALLLQAKLPSGKLQAHLRGLHNLCAYCTHILSLYFPWDGAEVPPPRQTPAGPETEEEPYRRRNQILSVLAGLAAMVGYALLSGIVSIQRATPARASGTRALGMAEEDEEE, from the exons ATGAAGCGGAGGGGCGCCTCAGTTCCCGTTACCGAGGCAACAGCCAGCgagcccccacctcccctcccccacctaggCTCCAACCAGGCCTCGCTCCGGCCGCCGCCACCGCCCCTGTTATGTTTCCATGGCGACAGGCGGCGCGGGGCCCGCTCCAAACATAACGCGCTGTGGAAAACATGCGGCTCGGGGAACCCCCCCCCCGCCGTCCGCAGCCCCGGCTCGGGGCTGAGCCCTAAGGGGCGCTGGAGCA CAGGCCACGTGCAGATTTGCGAGAGCCCGCCTAGGCGCACAAGACCCCCTTCCCCTGGCCCTGCTTTGC TCGGGGTTCGGCGCTCCCCTCGGCCGAAGCGCCCAGACTTTCCCAGGCGCGCCTGGCCGAGAGCCCTCCCCCACTTCGGGA CGCTCTGAATCAGGCGGCGGCCGCCCTTCCCCGAAGCCCGCGGCTCCGCCCCGCGCCGTCCAGCCGCCTCTCCGGCGCGGCGAAGCCGCGCCCCCCCGAGGTCCTCCCCCGGCTCCCGGCCCCCGGCCCAGAGCGCCAAAGgggcggcggcgggaggcggGTCCACGCGGGGGAGGGCAGAAGTGCGGAGGGAGGTGCTTCCGGGACAAAGGGCGGGCAAGATGGCGGCGCCCATGGAGCTGTTCTGCTGGttggggggctgggggctgccGTCAGTGGACCTGGACTGCCTGGCCGTGCTG ACCTATGCCAGATTTACTGGTGCCCCACTCAAGGTGCACAAGATCACCAACCCCTGGCGGAGCCCTTCAG GAACTCTGCCTGCCCTTCGGACCAGTCATGGAGAGGTCATCTCGGTACCACACAAGATCATCACCCACCTTCGAAAAGAG AAGTATAATGCCGATTATGACCTGTCCGCCCGGCAAGGGGCAGACACCTTGGCCTTCATGTCTCTGCTGGAGGAGAAGCTGCTCCCCGTGCTG ATACATACTTTTTGGGTAGACACCAAGAACTATGTGGAAGTGACCCGGAAGTGGTATGCAGAGGCTATGCCCTTTCCCCTCAACTTCTTCCTGCCTGGTCGCATGCAGCGGCAGTACATGGAGCGGCTGCAGCTGCTGTGTGGGGAGCACAGGCCTGAGAATGAGGAAGAGCTGGAGAAGGAG CTGTACCAAGAGGCTCGGGAATGCCTGACCCTTCTCTCTCAGCGCCTGGGCTCTCAGAAATTCTTCTTTGGAGATGC ccccgCCTCCCTAGATGCCTTTGTCTTTAGCTACTTGGCCCTGCTGCTGCAGGCAAAGCTGCCCAGTGGGAAGCTGCAGGCCCACCTGAGGGGGCTGCACAACCTCTGTGCCTACTGCACCCATATCCTCAGCCTCTACTTCCCCTGGGATGGAG CTGAGGTGCCACCACCACGCCAGACACCAGCGGGCCCAGAGACTGAGGAGGAGCCATACCGGCGCCGGAACCAGATCCTATCTGTGCTGGCGGGGCTGGCAGCCATGGTGGGCTATGCCTTGCTCAGTGGCATTGTCTCTATCCAGCGGGCAACGCCTGCTCGGGCCTCAGGCACACGGGCCCTGGGCATGGCTGAGGAGGATGAAGAGGAATGA
- the THBS3 gene encoding thrombospondin-3 isoform X2 yields the protein METQELRGALALLLLCTFASASQDLQVIDLLTVGESRQMVAVAEKIRTALLTAGDIYLLSTFRLPPKQGGVLFGLYSRQDNTRWLEASVVGKINKVLVRYQREDGKVHAVNLQQAGLADGRTHTALLRLRGPSRPSPALQLYVDCKLGDQHAGLPALAPIPPAEVDGLEIRTGQKAYLRMQGFVESMKMILGGSMARVGALSECPFQGDESIHSAVTNALHSILGEGNVLDPKHHHGVSGFHEQRSHCSPNPCFRGVDCMEVYEYPGYRCGPCPPGLQGNGTHCTDINECAHADPCFPGSSCINTMPGFHCEACPRGYKGTRVSGVGIDYARASKQVCNDVDECNDGNNGGCDPNSICTNTVGSFKCGPCRLGFLGNQSQGCFPARTCRSPAHSPCHIHAHCLFERNGAVSCSCNVGWAGNGNVCGPDTDIDGYPDQALPCMDNNKHCKQDNCLLTPNSGQEDADNDGVGDQCDDDADGDGIKNVEDNCRLFPNKDQQNSDTDSFGDACDNCPNVPNNDQKDTDGNGEGDACDNDVDGDGIPNGLDNCPKVPNPLQTDRDEDGVGDACDSCPEMSNPTQTDADSDLVGDVCDTNEDSDGDGHQDTKDNCPQLPNSSQLDSDNDGLGDECDGDDDNDGVPDYVPPGPDNCRLVPNPNQKDSDGNGVGDVCEDDFDNDAVLDPLDVCPESAEVTLTDFRAYQTVVLDPEGDAQIDPNWVVLNQGMEIVQTMNSDPGLAVGYTAFNGVDFEGTFHVNTVTDDDYAGFLFSYQDSGRFYVVMWKQTEQTYWQATPFRAVAQPGLQLKAVTSVSGPGEHLRNALWHTGHTPDQVRLLWTDPRNVGWRDKTSYRWQLLHRPQVGYIRVKLYEGPQLVADSGVIIDTSMRGGRLGVFCFSQENIIWSNLQYRCNDTVPEDFEPFRRQLLQGRV from the exons ATGGAGACGCAGGAACTTCGGGGGGCCCTGGCTCTTCTCCTCCTTTGCACTTTTGCATCTGCCAGTCAGGACCTGCAGG TGATTGACCTGTTGACTGTGGGCGAGTCCCGGCAGATGGTAGCTGTGGCGGAGAAGATCCGGACAGCCCTGCTCACTGCTGGGGACATCTACCTCTTGTCCACCTTCCGCCTGCCCCCCAAGCAGGGTGGTGTCCTCTTTGGCCTCTACTCTCGCCAAGACAACACACGATGGCTGGAGGCCTCTGTTGTGGGCAAGATCAACAAAG TGCTGGTGCGGTACCAGCGGGAGGATGGCAAAGTCCATGCAGTGAACCTACAGCAAGCAGGCCTGGCCGACGGGCGCACACACACAGCTCTCCTGCGACTCCGAGGCCCATCCcgacccagccctgccctgcagcTCTACGTGGACTGCAAACTGGGCGACCAGCATGCTGGCCTTCCAGCACTGGCCCCCATTCCTCCAGCAGAGGTCGACGGGCTGGAGATCAGGACTGGACAGAAGGCTTATTTGAGGATGCAG GGCTTTGTGGAATCTATGAAAATGATTCTGGGAGGGTCCATGGCCCGAGTTGGAGCCCTGAGTGAGTGTCCGTTCCAGGGGGATGAGTCCATCCACAGTGCAG TGACCAACGCACTCCACTCCATCCTAG GTGAAGGAAATGTCCTTGATCCGAAACACCATCATGGAGTGTCAG gcTTCCATGAGCAGCGTTCCCACTGCAGCCCCAACCCCTGCTTCCGCGGCGTGGACTGCATGGAAGTGTACGAGTACCCTGGCTACCGCTGTGGGCCCTGCCCCCCCGGCCTGCAGGGCAATGGCACCCACTGCACTGACATCAATGAG TGTGCTCATGCTGACCCTTGTTTCCCGGGCTCCAGCTGCATCAACACCATGCCTGGCTTCCACTGTGAGGCCTGTCCTCGAGGCTACAAAGGCACACGGGTGTCTGGTGTGGGCATTGACTATGCCCGGGCCAGCAAACAG GTCTGCAACGATGTCGATGAATGCAATGATGGAAACAATGGTGGCTGTGACCCAAACTCCATCTGCACGAATACTGTG GGCTCTTTCAAGTGTGGTCCCTGTCGCCTGGGCTTCCTGGGCAACCAGAGCCAGGGCTGCTTTCCAGCCCGGACCTGCCGCAGCCCAGCCCACAGTCCCTGCCACATCCATGCACACTGTCTCTTTGAACGCAATGGTGCCGTGTCTTGCTCG TGTAACGTGGGCTGGGCCGGGAATGGGAACGTGTGTGGGCCTGACACAGACATTGATGGCTACCCGGACCAGGCACTGCCCTGCATGGATAACAACAAACACTGCAAACAG GACAATTGCCTTTTGACACCCAACTCTGGGCAGGAAGATGCTGATAATGATGGTGTGGGGGACCAGTGTGATGATGATGCTGATGGGGACGGGATCAAGAATGTTGAG gacaacTGCCGGCTGTTCCCCAACAAGGACCAGCAAAACTCAGATACAGATTCATTTGGTGACGCCTGTGACAACTGCCCCAACGTGCCCAACAATGACCAGAAGGACACAGATGGCAATGGGGAAGGGGATGCCTGTGACAACGACGTGGATGGGGATG GCATCCCCAATGGATTGGACAATTGTCCTAAAGTCCCCAATCCCCTACAGACAGACAGGGATGAGGATGGGGTGGGAGATGCCTGCGACAGCTGCCCTGAAATGAGCAATCCTACCCAG ACAGATGCAGACAGCGACCTGGTGGGGGATGTCTGTGACACCAATGAAGACAG CGATGGGGATGGACATCAGGACACCAAGGACAACTGCCCACAGCTGCCCAACAGCTCCCAGCTGGACTCAGACAATGATGGACTTGGAGATGAGTGTGATGGGGACGATGACAATGATGGTGTCCCAGATTACGTGCCTCCTGGCCCTGATAACTGTCGCCTGGTACCCAATCCCAATCAGAAGGACTCAGATG GCAATGGCGTTGGTGATGTGTGTGAGGATGACTTTGACAATGACGCAGTGCTCGACCCCCTGGATGTGTGCCCTGAAAGTGCGGAGGTAACCCTCACGGATTTTCGGGCCTATCAGACCGTCGTCCTGGATCCCGAGGGTGATGCTCAGATTGACCCAAATTGGGTCGTGCTCAACCAG GGCATGGAAATTGTTCAGACCATGAACAGTGACCCTGGCCTGGCAGTTG gatATACAGCCTTCAATGGTGTGGACTTTGAAGGCACCTTCCATGTGAACACAGTAACTGATGATGACTacgcaggctttctcttcagCTATCAGGACAGCGGCCGATTCTATGTGGTCATGTGGAAGCAAACGGAACAGACCTACTGGCAGGCCACACCTTTCCGGGCTGTGGCCCAGCCCGGGCTGCAGCTCAAG GCAGTGACATCAGTGTCTGGCCCAGGTGAGCACCTCCGGAATGCCCTGTGGCATACTGGCCACACCCCTGATCAGGTACGACTGCTGTGGACTGACCCACGAAATGTGGGCTGGCGTGACAAGACCTCCTACCGCTGGCAGCTGCTGCACCGGCCTCAAGTTGGCTACATTCG GGTGAAGCTCTATGAGGGTCCCCAGCTAGTGGCAGATTCTGGGGTGATCATTGACACATCCATGCGAGGGGGGCGTCTTGGTGTATTCTGCTTCTCCCAAGAAAACATCATTTGGTCCAATCTCCAGTATCGATGCAACG ACACAGTGCCTGAGGACTTTGAGCCATTCCGGAGGCAGCTGCTCCAGGGAAGAGTGTGA